From a region of the Castanea sativa cultivar Marrone di Chiusa Pesio chromosome 10, ASM4071231v1 genome:
- the LOC142613482 gene encoding uncharacterized protein LOC142613482 produces MGLSPPRTVKEVQSLTGKIAALNRFVSRATDKCLPFFKTLRRSFEWTDECQKAFEELKVYLSAPPLLSPSTPGEELFLYLAVSPAAISAALIREEGKMQKPVYFVSRALRGAEERYPRMEKIAFALLTAARKLKPYFQAHPIIVLTDQPLRRAMNNPETSGWMALWAIELSEYDIRYQPRTAMKGQILADFIAEFTTTEEHGAEETPTWRIHIDGSSNRNERMRGYLEKVKELASNLQFTIAQVLREENQEADRLAKAASAEPMAAPEQVLSFVQYSSLLDNVRVQELSTEDDWTAPIVAYLKDGKLPDSRQDARKLKVKAARFVLIKGILYKRGFSRPYLRCLGHDEADYVMREVHEGICGNHSGSRTTARTPTGETPFRLAFGAEALIPAEVGLTSYRVESYDENKNVEALRLELDLVDEVRANAEQRLARYQDMMAKHYNSKVRHRDFKS; encoded by the exons ATGGGGCTGTCTCCCCCAAgaacggtgaaggaagtgcaaagtttgacagggaagatagcagctCTGAACAGGTTTGTATCAAGGGCAACGGACAAATGTCTGCCTTTCTTCAAAACACTAAGAAGATCTTTcgaatggacggacgaatgccaaaaggcatttgaggAGTTAAAAGTATATCTCTCCGCACCGCCACTGCTTAGTCCGTCCACACCAGGGGAGGAGTTattcctgtaccttgccgtctcgcCAGCAGCCATAAGTGCGGCTCTCATTAGGGAGGAAGGAAAGATGcagaagcccgtgtactttgtgAGCCGAGCGCTAAGGGGTGCGGAGGAGAGATATCCACGGATGGAGAAAATTGCCTTCGCCCTCCTAACCGCGGCACGAAAGCTGAAgccgtattttcaagcacatccCATAATAGTCCTAACGGACCAGCCCCTGCGAAGAGCGATGAATAATCCTGAAACTTCTGGGTGGATGGCTTTATGGGCGATTGAGTTGAGTGAGTATGATATCCgataccagccacgaacagcGATGAAAGGGcaaatattggcagacttcatcgcaGAATTCACTACGACTGAGGAGCacggggcagaagagacgcccacatggagaattcacatagacggatcctcTAATAG gaatgaacgaatgaggGGGTACCTCGAAAAAGTGAAGGAACTAGCGAGtaacctccaattcacgatagctCAGGTCCtaagagaagagaatcaagaggcAGACCGACTCGccaaggctgcttcggccgaaccaaTGGCCGCTCCAGAACAGGTATTATCCTTTGTCCAATATTCATCGCTACTAGATAACGTGCGGGTACAGGAATTAAGCACTGAGGACGATTGGACGGCTCCGATCGTGGCTTACCTTAAGGACGGGAAGCTGCCAGACAGCAGGCAAGACGCAAGAAAGTTGAAAGTTAAGGCTGCCCGATTCGTACTGAttaaaggcatcctctacaaaagaggattctcccgaccgtaTCTAAGGTGCCTCGGCCATGACGAAGCCGACTAcgtaatgagggaagttcacgaGGGAATctgtggaaaccactcgggatcaag aacaactGCAAGGACGCCAACAGGAGAGACGCCatttcgattggcgtttggtgctgaagccctcataccggcagaagtggggTTGACGAGCTAtcgcgtggaaagctatgacgagaacAAGAACGTTGAGGCATTACGACTGGAGCTTGATCTTGTCGATGAAGTTAGGGCAAACGCAGAACAGAGACTGGCacggtaccaagacatgatggcgaaacactacaactccaaggtccggcATCGAGACTTCAAG tCATAG